acaaattatacaaaattttactcaaatgtgttatatatacatataagaaagttggtatgtattcatgcctacgtttccaaaatatatgagccatattatgtataagtatatacacattacaatagttttgggtctctatttaTAACTGCGtgctttcacattgctccaaatattcacagtcagAAATTTttagttactaagtagaaaaaaaatatgataagttttttgaccataactccttcaattttcatgctatcacaatttattaaaaaaccattgtaaaggtaattaagagacctacaacatccttcattgcaatatatagtaaaaaacctttttctcaaacaatGAAGgattaaagggcttaagagagactgtgattgcgctgccacgcgctctttaaacaatcatatttccgtcaattcttgttttacagaaaaatcaaaaaatccaaattgtttgtcagaaatatacctacatttttcatacctacacttttTATTCGTATGTGttgtcatttttgagatattatgaaaaaaaggtggttttttaaaaaatttgaaattttttttaatcgtgacttttttgaaaaaaatatgtgtcctgaagcagccaaactgatacaatctattaaactcttcataataaagttgattctaggcgaaatacgattaattttaattttggtggaaatggcacttatgaaacccattgatttaaaagaaaaaaacattagatgctcctcttatttgcaatacagctcacttattttacgtgcaaaagacttttaatagtgctcattttaaagcttatttcaagcactataaaactcttttttttacAATGCCTAAAAATGCATCtactcgccgctagatggcattgaccacatcgattaaatttcagacaaaataaaaaaacggctttgatttttaatatctagcttaatattgcacttagaatactttataaaaaacaaaattgttcattgttttacctgctacaattgtgttccttatttaaattttcgataataaaacgtatatttttggagatatttgcaaaaaaaaccgatgaaaaacgtgaaacaattgcgaattttcaattgccaataacttgaaaagtattggatttttcgaaaaaacgttatagatgattttttgcttaaaattaggccttctatcgatatccgaggttattttgaaaaaaataaattcacccccgagaaggggttggcaaccacccccagggtggttgcggagttcaaatcattttcacttttgaagttaagggtaagatgaacctaattccaaaattttatgcaattcggttcacagtaaaaaaaattcggaccaacaatgcttcaatgactgcactatattGGTTCTAATAGTATTTGTACTATTTATAGGgtgttataatttagtttttttttaagtacaaaatatttactacaatatcTCGGTCACTATTATCTGGTTGTTTTTAGAGATGCATTAATTTTCAATGGTAACATTTGATTACAGTTTGCTGGAACTGAAGCCGTCAGTAAAACGGGTACCTACTGTGGCAAAACTGATTGCTCTTTATGACAACTATGATCCAGACACCACCCATAACGAGGTAGTCACCCCTGCAGAGAGGAAAGAGGAGTCAGACTTCTTGGATGCTGTCTTAGACACTCCAACATGGACTTACGCCATCAACTTCCTCAAATCAAAGGGTAATAATTCTAACAGAATTCAATGtaactatttcataaatataattatttgccATTCAATGTATACACATGTACataataatgaataaagaattttaaattgaatattgaattgaattacaGAACACAACTTTTTGCTTCTTATTTCTCTTTATCTTTTTTACACATTAGAGCTATAGTAGttcttacaatatttaacaataaaaatctacaattaatgctttaattttggattatttattagGAAGGTATTGATATGGATCAGTTACTATGACATACAATAGCTTATCTGtaaatgtttaacccttttaggaccaagcattttttttaaagatttttacatttttttttatcaatagaaTTTTGTTGGTTGTTGGGAAACTTCTTATAAGATAACATATAGTAAGGATAAAGACTCAGTGTTGGTGTAATATACAATATCAGCATAAATATAAGTTCAAAACCCATTAGCTTAATAAATGTATAGACCAAAATTAACAAGTAATTCTAGAAGTGGTGCAAGGCGGATATCCGAAGTGAAAGAATAACCAGCAGGTTTTTACGCGCTTGTTTATACAACTTGTGAAAAATTAAGAATTCTCCGATCACTTTAAAATTCATGTGATTGCAAACTAGAAGatgaattaatttacatatcgaTACTGGTTTTATTGGgcttaattttaatttgcttcTTCTAAGTTTGTTATAAATTACTACTGTTCAAATTTCTTGTTAGAcagtttatgtatataaataaatattcaattatttatcatattaaataaatgcagtttcattgaatttgttaaagttttagcagattttaatatctaaaaatataatattaaaattgtaatgttacgTGCAtgtcaaattttgttaaaatttctttgttctcCCACTAAGATTGGCATGCAGTAATTGATTAATATATCTaggcaattaattaattgtaaacaattaaaaaaaccataaatgtattctttagttttaaaattaaatttaaacattgtagtTTAACATCTTTGAATTATTTAGGTTATGTAAAAGGCACCAAAGCTGACATGAAAGAAGTGCTCAAGAAGATTTGGTTCACTGTTTATTCAAGAGGAAACCGCAAAATGGGGTCATCAGCGTTTGAGCATGTGTTCTTGGGCGAGATAAAACGTGGTGAGGTGTCAGGTTTACACAACTGGATCTTCTTTAATAATGAAGAGGAGAAAAACCGATTGAATTACATGGGCTACATGCAGACTGTAGACTTCAATGGGGTGAGTAAATATTAGAACTTATCTTTGTGACATATGGTATATTACCATGTATCAGATATTGCAAGAGCAGTGATAGTTTTACATacagagttttttatttttacaagagccatgttttttttttttaaataagtactgTTTCTAATATCCGCTGCTAGAGCACTGGATTTGGTGTTCCACACTAGCCCTCCAGTGCACTTTTGAACCTACGTCTGTTGTCAAACTCAGATGATACTATGGCAACAACTGTTCAATTTTACATctgtttataactatttaaaataccttCTTTATTGAAAATCCCATTGACTGTGAAGTACgtgctgttatttgttttcttaatgCATGGATGGAAAGTGTACAGACAAAACATGACAGAATGATAGAATATGATAGAACATGATAGAATAGTATGCAAATGGGTAAGAGCTCTAGCAAAAGGCCTAAATAATGTTTGTGACAAGGAATGGAGTGGTTAACCCTCAGTGTTAATGAACAGACGCTTTATGACTCCTTTGTTATCATAAGAGTTCCCTAAGTTTCAGTGCGTGTTTTCTATGACATTGCTACTCTatatttaaactatcaaaaaAGGTCATTTTTTCAAATGCTGCAAAACAATCTTGATGATCTCATCAGAACATTTGGTTGAGAAAGATTTGATCATCCTTTATAATCTCAATTCAGCACCCACACACTGTGTTTGTGCAACTGTAAAAGCACCTCCAGGCCAGTACCATGATGATAATAGTGTTAAAACAACTGCAATGCAGTGTATGTTAAACTGGGCAGcataattcatttgaaataatgtctatgataatattatatgaaattagtattgttaaatacaaaaaaaatccttAATATTAGTAGCAGCTATGTAGAAAAGTAGCTAAAAGTGTGGgctttaatgtaataatatcatttgtccaagaaatttaatttttttatatattaaactggtactaacttaaaaaatatgcCTTGTGTTAACTATAAGTTTAATGTATCGTTTTctggtaatttaatttattttgtaattcctGTTCTTTGTTATCGAACAACTATTTTTActggatataatttttattttgttttagccTATTTTCGAACTTTAGGACacaaaaaacaggtttttttctTGTGTAATCATTCTTACTgttattctagttttattatataacatatattaatttatttcatctgCAAGACTAATTTCATGGccttaagtattttttatagtctcatttatttttctgttagttatttgtaaacttatttgtaagtttatttttccATTCGCCCAAAAAATGTTCTTTCTCAACAATTTTTCCATACACGAAATAGTATGTTATAACCTAACACTAACAGAAGACTACTTTGTCATTGTTTATTTAactagttttattaaattctatttagCCCATCCATgaaaatagtgtaatttaaaatttaatattttccattgttaattttaattattttgttacaaaataccaGGTGTTCCAAAAGTTCCAATCTCCCTTATTAACTTTTGAGCAACAATAAATGAACCAATATCAATGGGTGGATTGTTATAAGACTAAAAATTGCTGATTTTAAGATCATTGAGAACTTCAACCCCAACCCTAATTGGGAAATAAGTTAAAGGTTTTAAACGTTGCCCATTGGGTGAAATCTCATTGTAAAGGTTCTTGTAAAATGGGAAAAATAACCTGCTCCTGTGTGAATATGTTAtcaaaacagaataagggagaggaCATGgctgatggtactgataaaaagtactacGGTTGCAAAGATTTGAACCTACACTATCTGTATTACAGACCCAAAGTTCGACGTGTTAGACCGCTCGGCCACAGGCACTCCTTTACGTGTGGGACCACTTATTTGGTAGTCATACACTACTTCAGCACTTTCTTATATTGGTAAAACCTAATCCTAAgtgcttttataaattaattacacgtATTAAATTCTATTACTTATGATATACATGGTTATAACTTAAAGATATATTTGGTTcattattatacttatactttGCAGAGTTTGGTGGTTAGTGCTACAAGATCTCATATTTGATGAATACAGTGGCATAGGTACTTAGTTCTCTAAAGATTACTGAAATTGATTTAATAGCTTTTGGAGAGCCATCTTTAATAATTCAATTACTAATAATTCATCCAAAACAGTAGTCATAAAATAATGCTGTTCCTGTTAACAAAATATGTTAGAAActgcatattaaataaataaaaaactccCCTGGTATGGTTTTTTTATCACTGGTTGTTTTGAGGATgaaaataatgctttaaaaagTAAGCAATCAAGTCATATCTGATAAGTTTTTAAGCAATCATGGTGAAGCAGAACCAGGTTATAAGTCCATGTTAAAGAAGCCACTTATACTGAAGATGAAGATATAGAAACTGTTGGCTtgctaaattgtaataaatgtaaagttGCTTTAGTTTAGGtttagcttattattattattttttaaataaaattatcatctGCCATTATACGTTAAAAATCACCTACTACctccaaaattgttttatatttctatgaGAAAGGAGACTTTATCATACTGCACACATAAAAGAATCTGAAAAATCTGTGGCTTCAATATTTGTGGGAACTAATCTCAATCTTCTGGGTTTGGGCTCCTAATCTGTACACTGTATATTGAAAATCACTACACCACTCTCGAAGGGAAGCCAAAGGCCAAGTTATCGCAtatctgagttacagatagcaaAGGTCCAAATCCTGATTGTGATCAAAGTACTATTTATCAATACTGTCAACATTGCACTGCTCCAACTCTCTGTTGTTCTGTTTAATAAGATTCTCGTACAAGCCAATGGATTAAAAGAAAGGGAAAAATTGGGTTAAAAGGGATTgctcttcttaaaaaaaaacttttaaaccagTATGGGATCCTTTTTTTGGGAACTAGTCCTGAATCGATTAGTTTGGGCCTCCAAACTCAAAAACTGGATATGCTGCTGTACGATGGAAATCATTACACCacttacaaacaaatataaaaatgtgtttctttttgtattacaGAAAGGAGGTATTATCAAGCTGCATTACACTTGGAATGGAGTAACTAAACCTGTCGGTTCCATATTTGTGGGAACCAGTCCTGAGCTGGAGTTAGCTCTGTACACAGTCTGTTACTTTGCACGACCCAATAACAAGTGCTTCCTGCGTCTCAATGGCAAGCCCTTGTACATTCAGACCTACACCTTCAACTCTCGCAACGAGAAACTCATTGGAAGTGCCTTCCCAAGCGTCGCTTAGATTAACATCATTTGCATATTACCTTTG
The Homalodisca vitripennis isolate AUS2020 chromosome 1, UT_GWSS_2.1, whole genome shotgun sequence DNA segment above includes these coding regions:
- the LOC124370920 gene encoding endoribonuclease CG2145-like, which produces MSLQHCLSLGLLVFLAVTTQGAEPVTDNELKTLSENLLRKDNTNDSLQVTVKTQGATRAYATIDQAPLRLLELKPSVKRVPTVAKLIALYDNYDPDTTHNEVVTPAERKEESDFLDAVLDTPTWTYAINFLKSKGYVKGTKADMKEVLKKIWFTVYSRGNRKMGSSAFEHVFLGEIKRGEVSGLHNWIFFNNEEEKNRLNYMGYMQTVDFNGKGGIIKLHYTWNGVTKPVGSIFVGTSPELELALYTVCYFARPNNKCFLRLNGKPLYIQTYTFNSRNEKLIGSAFPSVA